The following coding sequences are from one Aeromicrobium duanguangcaii window:
- a CDS encoding S9 family peptidase: protein MTDSYPRLAARTLRFTLGIPRNVTVSPDGATVRFIRTPDGVTRSGQLWELDVASGTESLLVDPQDVLAGADEDLSPEERSRRERARESAGGLVSYDVDGTGRWACFTLSGRLFAVHLGANAVRELPATGAVIDPRLDPTGRHVAYANSAGELRIVDVAGTEDRALVSPETPTQAWGRAEFIAAEEMDRMRGFWWAPDGRSLLVERYDDAEVPVWHIADPANPDRPAVEQRYPAAGTPNSIVTLWHVPLDGTEPTEVMWDHEAFEYLARVDWSEGSDPVLQVLSRDQRRSLVLEVDPATGATRTLRELADDAWVELSSAPRRAPGGRLVTVEDVDGRRRVCVDGEALSGDAWQVRSIVDVSDSGVLATASDEPTEVHLVRFGLDGSAEVLTEGRAVHGAVAGGDTLVVVRSELTSTTTTVTVHAPGGEPRPIRVLSEPAPLTPDVELVRLGDRELRAAVLFPRDHVPGSRRLPLLMDPYGGPHAQRVLASGRMFLEAQWMADQGFCVVVADGRGTPGRGSAWEREIHHRFAEVTLQDQVDAVAAVAERWPADVDAGRVGITGWSYGGYLSALAVLARPDVFHAAVAGAPVTEWRLYDTCYTERYLGHPATESQVYDANSLLPLAPRLERPLMLIHGLADDNVVAAHTLRLSSALLAAGRPHTVLPLSGVTHMTPQEEVAENLKLIQMEFLRQQLA, encoded by the coding sequence ATGACCGACTCCTACCCCCGGCTCGCGGCGCGCACCCTGCGCTTCACCCTCGGCATCCCGCGGAACGTGACCGTCTCGCCCGACGGCGCGACCGTTCGCTTCATCCGCACGCCCGACGGCGTCACCCGCTCGGGCCAGCTGTGGGAGCTGGACGTCGCCTCCGGGACGGAGTCGCTGCTGGTGGACCCGCAGGACGTGCTCGCCGGCGCCGACGAGGACCTCTCCCCCGAGGAGCGGTCACGCCGTGAGCGCGCTCGCGAGTCGGCCGGCGGGCTGGTCTCGTACGACGTCGACGGCACGGGACGGTGGGCGTGCTTCACGCTGTCGGGCCGGCTGTTCGCGGTCCACCTCGGGGCGAACGCCGTGCGCGAGCTGCCCGCGACGGGGGCGGTCATCGATCCTCGTCTCGACCCGACGGGACGTCACGTCGCCTACGCGAACTCCGCCGGCGAGCTGCGCATCGTCGACGTCGCCGGCACCGAGGACCGCGCTCTCGTGTCGCCCGAGACCCCGACCCAGGCCTGGGGCCGCGCCGAGTTCATCGCCGCCGAGGAGATGGACCGCATGCGCGGGTTCTGGTGGGCGCCGGACGGCCGTTCGCTGCTGGTCGAGCGGTACGACGACGCCGAGGTACCCGTCTGGCACATCGCCGATCCGGCCAATCCCGACCGTCCCGCCGTCGAGCAGCGGTATCCCGCCGCGGGCACGCCGAACAGCATCGTGACGCTCTGGCACGTCCCCCTGGACGGCACCGAGCCGACCGAGGTGATGTGGGACCACGAGGCGTTCGAGTACCTCGCCCGGGTGGACTGGTCCGAGGGCTCCGACCCGGTGCTGCAGGTGCTCAGCCGCGACCAGCGGCGCAGCCTCGTCCTCGAGGTCGATCCGGCGACCGGCGCGACCCGCACCCTGCGCGAGCTCGCCGACGACGCGTGGGTCGAGCTGTCCTCCGCTCCCCGGCGTGCTCCGGGTGGTCGCCTCGTCACGGTGGAGGACGTCGACGGCCGGCGCCGCGTGTGCGTCGACGGCGAAGCCCTCAGTGGCGACGCGTGGCAGGTCCGCTCGATCGTCGACGTGTCCGACTCCGGGGTCCTCGCCACTGCCTCGGACGAGCCCACCGAGGTGCACCTCGTGCGGTTCGGTCTCGACGGCTCGGCGGAGGTGCTCACCGAGGGACGCGCCGTCCACGGCGCCGTCGCGGGCGGCGACACACTCGTGGTGGTCCGCAGCGAGCTCACGTCGACGACCACGACGGTCACCGTGCACGCTCCCGGCGGGGAGCCCCGACCGATCCGGGTCCTGTCCGAGCCCGCTCCCCTCACGCCCGACGTCGAGCTGGTGCGGCTCGGCGACCGCGAGCTGCGGGCTGCGGTGCTGTTCCCCCGCGACCACGTGCCGGGCTCGCGGCGGCTGCCGCTGCTGATGGACCCGTACGGCGGCCCGCACGCCCAGCGGGTGCTGGCCTCGGGACGGATGTTCCTCGAGGCGCAGTGGATGGCCGACCAAGGCTTCTGCGTCGTGGTCGCCGACGGCCGCGGCACGCCCGGCCGCGGCTCGGCCTGGGAGCGCGAGATCCACCACCGCTTCGCCGAGGTGACCCTGCAGGACCAGGTGGACGCGGTGGCCGCCGTCGCCGAGCGCTGGCCCGCCGACGTCGACGCCGGCCGGGTGGGTATCACGGGCTGGTCGTACGGCGGCTACCTCTCGGCGCTCGCGGTGCTGGCCCGCCCGGACGTCTTCCACGCAGCGGTCGCCGGAGCGCCCGTCACCGAGTGGCGGCTCTACGACACCTGTTACACCGAGCGCTACCTGGGACACCCGGCCACCGAGTCGCAGGTCTACGACGCCAACTCACTGCTGCCGCTGGCACCGCGTCTCGAGCGGCCGCTCATGCTGATCCACGGCCTGGCGGACGACAACGTCGTGGCGGCGCACACCCTGCGGCTGTCCTCCGCCCTGTTGGCGGCGGGACGCCCGCACACCGTGCTGCCGTTGTCCGGGGTCACCCACATGACACCTCAGGAAGAGGTCGCCGAGAACCTCAAGCTCATACAGATGGAGTTCCTGCGGCAGCAACTTGCCTGA
- the mshB gene encoding N-acetyl-1-D-myo-inositol-2-amino-2-deoxy-alpha-D-glucopyranoside deacetylase: MPDRRLLLVHAHPDDESIGSGLAMAKYAAEGAHVTLVTCTLGEHGEVLVPELEHLAAEREDNLGPHRLGELSDAMAQLGVTDFRRLGGDGTYRDSGMVWDENGNAAAMDEIDPRAFWRADLLEAADHLVAVIREVRPQVLVTYDEFGAYGHPDHIQAHRVAHYAAALAAVPSFRRDLGEAWDIPKIYWTAESASRLRTAAAQLEQAGQEMPFQFDLENLPPMFAEDEDLSAAISSSPEHVQAKLAAMRAHATQITPDGQFFAMGMDLAAITWGTEYYRLAKGVPGPVGASGLEEDLFAGLG; encoded by the coding sequence ATGCCCGATCGCCGCCTGCTGCTGGTCCATGCCCACCCCGACGACGAGTCCATCGGATCGGGTCTCGCCATGGCGAAGTACGCCGCCGAGGGAGCGCACGTCACGCTCGTCACCTGCACGCTGGGTGAGCACGGAGAGGTGCTCGTCCCGGAGCTGGAGCATCTGGCCGCCGAGCGCGAGGACAACCTCGGTCCCCATCGCCTCGGCGAGCTGAGCGACGCGATGGCGCAGCTGGGTGTCACGGACTTCCGCCGGCTCGGCGGGGACGGGACCTATCGCGACTCCGGAATGGTCTGGGACGAGAACGGCAACGCCGCCGCGATGGACGAGATCGACCCCCGCGCCTTCTGGCGTGCCGACCTGCTGGAGGCGGCCGATCACCTGGTGGCCGTGATCCGCGAGGTGCGGCCGCAGGTCCTGGTGACGTACGACGAGTTCGGCGCCTACGGTCATCCCGACCACATCCAGGCGCACCGCGTCGCGCACTACGCGGCCGCCCTGGCCGCGGTGCCCTCGTTCCGGCGTGACCTCGGTGAGGCGTGGGACATCCCCAAGATCTACTGGACCGCCGAGTCGGCGTCGCGACTGCGCACGGCCGCCGCGCAGTTGGAGCAGGCGGGCCAGGAGATGCCGTTCCAGTTCGATCTGGAGAACCTGCCCCCGATGTTCGCCGAGGACGAGGACCTGAGCGCCGCGATCTCCTCGTCACCCGAGCACGTGCAGGCCAAGCTCGCCGCGATGCGCGCGCACGCCACGCAGATCACTCCCGACGGCCAGTTCTTCGCGATGGGGATGGACCTCGCGGCGATCACCTGGGGCACCGAGTACTACCGCCTGGCCAAGGGCGTCCCGGGGCCGGTCGGCGCGTCCGGGCTCGAGGAGGATCTGTTCGCCGGCTTGGGCTGA
- a CDS encoding flavin reductase family protein — protein sequence MEKSVDQAAFRGALSRFASGVTVVSTAHDGVDHAMTASAFTSVSLIPPLVLVCTNRGSRFHDAVRQSQRWGVSMLSEHGREASAWFAHRGRPLATQFDQIPHHRSPGGLALLDDALAWLECETEAEHDGGDHLILVGRVLWADYQDDADDPLLYYRSHYGSIVRQPESEKTVYRSGR from the coding sequence GTGGAGAAGTCCGTCGATCAAGCCGCCTTCCGTGGTGCGTTGTCGCGATTCGCCAGCGGGGTGACGGTGGTGTCGACCGCCCATGACGGTGTCGACCACGCCATGACCGCGAGCGCTTTCACGTCCGTGTCCCTCATTCCGCCACTCGTCCTGGTGTGCACCAACAGGGGCAGCCGTTTTCACGACGCCGTGCGCCAGTCCCAGCGCTGGGGCGTCTCGATGCTCTCCGAGCACGGCCGTGAGGCGTCGGCGTGGTTCGCCCACCGCGGGCGGCCGCTGGCCACCCAGTTCGACCAGATTCCGCACCACCGCAGTCCCGGCGGCCTGGCGCTGCTCGACGACGCCCTGGCGTGGCTCGAGTGCGAGACCGAGGCCGAGCACGACGGCGGCGACCACCTGATCCTGGTGGGCCGCGTGCTGTGGGCCGACTACCAAGACGACGCCGACGACCCCCTGCTGTACTACCGCTCGCACTACGGTTCGATCGTGCGCCAGCCCGAGTCCGAGAAGACCGTGTACCGGAGCGGCCGGTGA
- a CDS encoding VanW family protein, translated as MSRRRALAVTGGVVAVLAAAYVGGYVLTGQRLPADTTIAGVDVGGKSPDDAEAELTRGLAERVEEPIVATFEEQKFELDPEQAGLAVDVPASIRAAGGRSWDPRDMVALFVGGSDHDPRLTVDETKLAAAVASIAETVDQPVVQAQITFPDAKPKARQPKPGNQVPQEELAQTIRESWLTTDEPLRVPVASVAPAVDRAGLQKAMREIAQPAVSGPVTLKVGSSRADLPVTAYAPALSVVVRDGRMVPTIDAKDLAGPLTSSVTGIGRRAVDASFRFEGGKPVVVPSKAGIGLDPQTMAEQLVPVLTKAGDQRSITVEATAVQPDFTTKDAEALGIKERIGSYTTQYPHADYRNTNQAEAARRINGTILQPGETFSFNEIVGERTAANGFVSGFVINGGVFREELGGGVSQVATTAYNAAFFAGLDDVEHHPHAFYIDRYPVGREATIYYGSLDLRFRNPYKTGVVIRAWVDKSGPGSSGRMNVEMYGTKVYEVKSRQSERYNFREPRTQYDDTPACVSQAPVTGFDIDIHRDFYQGGKRVKTEKDTAYYQAADRVICGKKPQGD; from the coding sequence GTGAGCCGGCGTCGTGCGCTGGCCGTGACCGGGGGAGTCGTGGCCGTCCTGGCTGCCGCGTATGTGGGCGGATACGTCCTCACCGGCCAGCGCCTGCCGGCCGACACGACCATCGCCGGTGTCGACGTCGGCGGCAAGAGCCCCGATGACGCCGAGGCCGAACTGACCCGCGGGCTGGCCGAGCGGGTCGAGGAGCCGATCGTCGCGACGTTCGAGGAGCAGAAGTTCGAGCTCGACCCCGAGCAGGCGGGACTGGCGGTCGACGTGCCGGCCAGCATCCGGGCGGCCGGGGGTCGCTCGTGGGACCCGCGGGACATGGTCGCGCTGTTCGTGGGCGGGTCCGACCACGATCCGCGGCTCACGGTCGACGAGACCAAGCTCGCGGCCGCCGTCGCCTCCATCGCCGAGACCGTCGATCAGCCCGTCGTGCAGGCGCAGATCACGTTCCCCGACGCCAAGCCGAAGGCACGGCAGCCGAAGCCCGGCAACCAGGTTCCCCAGGAAGAGCTCGCCCAGACGATCCGCGAGTCGTGGCTGACGACCGACGAGCCGCTGCGCGTGCCGGTCGCGTCCGTGGCGCCGGCGGTCGACCGGGCCGGTCTCCAGAAGGCCATGCGCGAGATCGCGCAGCCGGCCGTCTCCGGTCCCGTGACGCTGAAGGTCGGCTCGAGCCGGGCCGACCTGCCGGTCACCGCGTACGCGCCCGCCCTGTCCGTCGTGGTCCGCGACGGACGGATGGTGCCCACGATCGATGCGAAGGACCTGGCCGGTCCGCTGACCAGCTCCGTGACCGGCATCGGCCGCCGGGCCGTCGACGCGTCGTTCCGCTTCGAGGGCGGCAAGCCGGTCGTCGTGCCCAGCAAGGCCGGCATCGGCCTGGATCCCCAGACGATGGCCGAGCAGCTCGTGCCGGTGCTGACCAAGGCCGGCGACCAGCGCTCGATCACGGTCGAGGCGACCGCCGTCCAGCCCGACTTCACGACGAAGGACGCCGAGGCGCTCGGCATCAAGGAGCGGATCGGTAGCTACACCACCCAGTACCCGCACGCCGACTACCGCAACACCAACCAGGCCGAGGCGGCCCGCCGGATCAACGGCACGATCCTCCAGCCCGGCGAGACGTTCAGCTTCAACGAGATCGTCGGTGAGCGCACCGCGGCGAACGGCTTCGTCTCGGGCTTCGTCATCAACGGGGGAGTGTTCCGCGAGGAGCTCGGTGGCGGCGTCTCGCAGGTCGCCACGACCGCGTACAACGCCGCGTTCTTCGCCGGTCTCGACGACGTCGAGCACCACCCCCACGCGTTCTACATCGACCGCTACCCCGTGGGTCGCGAGGCGACCATCTACTACGGCAGCCTCGACCTGCGCTTCCGCAATCCCTACAAGACCGGCGTCGTGATCCGGGCGTGGGTCGACAAGAGCGGCCCGGGCTCGTCGGGACGGATGAACGTCGAGATGTACGGCACCAAGGTCTACGAGGTGAAGTCGCGCCAGAGCGAGCGCTACAACTTCCGCGAGCCGCGCACGCAGTACGACGACACCCCCGCGTGCGTCTCGCAGGCGCCGGTGACGGGCTTCGACATCGACATCCACCGCGACTTCTACCAGGGCGGCAAGCGGGTCAAGACCGAGAAGGACACCGCGTACTACCAGGCCGCCGACCGCGTGATCTGCGGAAAGAAGCCCCAGGGCGACTGA
- a CDS encoding GNAT family N-acetyltransferase, with protein sequence MDLVGRRVSVRHRDGDGVRDVVGRVVTAGSDGLRIERRDGELAFVPTGTVLAMRVVPDRPRRTRRAATFSPDELTRITLRGWPAVESVPLGDWELRASAGFTGRANSVAVHGDPRTDDPFGAVVDFYASRALRPLAQLVEGSPWDRRFEDAGWVPVTGQPPGAIVQVADLTAVPAADPDVVVEAHADDAWLRHYGRVTDPATARAVLEGPATVGFLSLDDVAIGRVVVTGEWAGLAAVEVDPAHRRRGLARRIVETSLAWAAAHGADKAYLQTLRGNEPALALYRPYGFTTHHAYRYLTTS encoded by the coding sequence GTGGATCTGGTCGGACGACGCGTCTCCGTGCGCCATCGCGACGGCGACGGCGTGCGTGACGTCGTGGGGCGCGTGGTGACGGCGGGGTCAGACGGACTGCGGATCGAGCGCCGTGACGGCGAGCTCGCCTTCGTGCCCACGGGCACCGTCCTGGCCATGCGCGTCGTGCCCGATCGCCCCAGGCGCACCCGGCGCGCCGCCACGTTCTCGCCCGACGAGCTGACCCGGATCACGTTGCGGGGCTGGCCGGCCGTGGAGTCGGTCCCCCTCGGCGACTGGGAGCTGCGGGCGTCGGCCGGGTTCACCGGACGCGCCAACTCCGTCGCCGTCCACGGCGACCCGCGCACCGACGACCCGTTCGGCGCCGTCGTCGACTTCTACGCCTCCCGCGCGCTGCGGCCGCTGGCCCAGCTCGTCGAGGGCTCGCCGTGGGACCGCCGGTTCGAGGACGCCGGATGGGTCCCCGTCACCGGCCAGCCGCCCGGCGCGATCGTCCAGGTGGCCGACCTCACCGCCGTGCCCGCGGCCGACCCCGACGTGGTCGTCGAGGCGCACGCCGACGACGCGTGGCTCCGGCACTACGGACGCGTCACGGATCCGGCCACCGCGCGCGCCGTGCTGGAAGGGCCCGCCACGGTGGGCTTCCTGTCGCTGGACGACGTCGCGATCGGCCGGGTCGTCGTCACCGGCGAGTGGGCGGGACTGGCGGCCGTCGAGGTCGACCCGGCCCACCGGCGGCGCGGCCTGGCGCGGCGGATCGTCGAGACCTCACTGGCGTGGGCGGCGGCCCACGGCGCCGACAAGGCCTACCTGCAGACCCTGCGCGGCAACGAGCCGGCGCTGGCGCTCTACCGTCCCTACGGCTTCACGACGCACCACGCCTACCGCTACCTCACGACCTCCTGA
- the fdxA gene encoding ferredoxin, translated as MTYVIAQPCVDIKDRACVDECPVDCIYEGNRMLYIHPDECVDCGACEPVCPVEAIFYEDDTPDEWKDYYDANVHFFDDLGSPGGAAKMGVIDADHPYVKALPPQNQE; from the coding sequence GTGACGTATGTGATCGCCCAGCCGTGTGTCGACATCAAGGACCGTGCCTGTGTGGACGAGTGTCCTGTCGACTGCATTTACGAGGGCAACCGCATGCTCTACATCCACCCCGATGAGTGTGTGGACTGCGGCGCTTGTGAACCCGTCTGCCCGGTCGAGGCCATCTTCTACGAGGACGACACCCCGGACGAGTGGAAGGACTACTACGACGCGAACGTGCACTTCTTCGACGACCTGGGCTCGCCCGGTGGCGCCGCGAAGATGGGCGTGATCGACGCCGACCACCCGTACGTCAAAGCCCTGCCGCCGCAGAACCAGGAGTGA